In Deltaproteobacteria bacterium, one DNA window encodes the following:
- a CDS encoding FAD-binding protein produces MLRFGIMETVETDVLVIGAGAAGIRAALAASERGSKVVVVAKGGLTHCGSTFSPLSEGWGFQALIGAERTEANLEAFFDDIVRVGLGRCNEGLARLLVEESGPRFEDLVAHGLEFRKDSQGRYLRVRGCFSDHERAFVTDPSRSMKGVFGRILERSRALLITGCAAELIVEDGNCWGAWILTQGEELLRMRARATILATGGGAGIFRDNLVSDGQIGDGYALAHRAGAELRNLEFVQFMLGLTENGGRRFLPLSDLDRAGVLTDYEGNDLLELTMPNPRARAEAVRQRQKHAPFSSRDESYLIDVAVARSLKGRKEIFWRGDPGRRGQEMCRVRHFAHAFNGGIEIDERAESTIPGLFAAGEVAAGPHGADRIGGCMMTATQVFGERAGREAARRAMSLKDVSFPDSVAGGDIEWAKRTAGMGTAKPPRAIGSGIREAVNRYSMVLRSKKGLERCGEILHDSQQELTRMRRAGQISPGRFFEMRNMILTAMLVTEAALDRDRSLGPHFREDTAMIREKERAGL; encoded by the coding sequence TTGCTTCGCTTCGGAATCATGGAGACCGTGGAGACGGATGTGCTCGTTATCGGGGCGGGTGCTGCCGGAATTCGCGCGGCCCTGGCCGCTTCAGAGCGTGGGAGTAAAGTGGTCGTCGTTGCCAAGGGCGGCCTGACGCACTGCGGCTCCACGTTTTCCCCGCTTTCCGAGGGGTGGGGATTCCAGGCTCTGATCGGTGCGGAGAGGACGGAAGCGAATCTCGAGGCCTTCTTCGACGATATTGTTCGAGTGGGCCTGGGGCGGTGTAACGAGGGGCTGGCCCGCCTTCTCGTTGAGGAATCGGGCCCGCGTTTTGAGGATCTGGTCGCCCACGGACTGGAATTCAGAAAGGATTCCCAGGGGCGCTACCTGCGGGTGAGAGGCTGTTTCAGCGACCACGAACGTGCTTTCGTAACGGATCCTTCCAGGAGCATGAAAGGGGTGTTCGGGCGGATTCTGGAGCGTTCCCGTGCCCTGCTCATCACGGGCTGCGCGGCAGAGTTGATCGTGGAGGACGGGAATTGTTGGGGAGCCTGGATTCTCACACAAGGGGAAGAACTGCTAAGGATGCGTGCGAGAGCGACGATTCTGGCCACAGGTGGCGGAGCCGGTATCTTCCGGGACAACCTGGTCAGCGACGGCCAGATCGGTGACGGGTATGCTCTGGCCCACAGAGCAGGAGCGGAGTTGAGAAACCTCGAGTTTGTCCAGTTCATGCTGGGCCTGACCGAGAACGGGGGGCGCCGTTTCCTCCCCCTTTCGGACTTGGACAGGGCGGGTGTCTTGACCGATTATGAGGGCAATGACCTCCTCGAGCTGACTATGCCGAACCCCCGGGCAAGGGCTGAGGCGGTCCGCCAGCGGCAGAAGCACGCCCCCTTCAGTTCTCGCGACGAATCGTACCTGATCGATGTTGCCGTGGCTCGGAGCCTCAAAGGGAGGAAGGAGATCTTCTGGCGTGGAGACCCCGGGAGGAGGGGCCAGGAGATGTGCAGGGTCCGGCATTTCGCCCATGCCTTCAACGGCGGCATCGAGATCGACGAGAGGGCGGAGTCGACGATCCCCGGCCTCTTTGCCGCGGGTGAAGTGGCGGCCGGCCCTCATGGAGCGGATCGTATCGGCGGGTGCATGATGACTGCTACACAGGTCTTCGGTGAGAGAGCCGGACGTGAAGCGGCCCGAAGGGCAATGTCACTGAAAGACGTGAGCTTTCCGGATTCTGTGGCAGGAGGCGATATCGAGTGGGCGAAACGGACGGCCGGGATGGGTACTGCCAAGCCTCCTCGCGCTATCGGATCCGGGATCAGGGAGGCGGTGAATAGATACTCCATGGTTCTGAGGTCGAAAAAAGGGCTGGAAAGGTGCGGAGAGATTCTCCATGATTCCCAACAGGAGCTTACGAGAATGAGGAGGGCAGGACAGATCTCGCCGGGAAGATTCTTTGAGATGCGAAATATGATTCTCACGGCCATGCTGGTCACAGAAGCCGCGCTTGACAGGGATAGAAGCCTCGGTCCCCACTTCAGGGAAGATACCGCCATGATTCGAGAAAAGGAGCGGGCCGGGCTCTAA
- a CDS encoding tetratricopeptide repeat protein translates to MNLELLAIEYSSRMAKRWYLHPDFASIGLYEGVHLGECSEYTVFRELMRIVKFKLLTCRPGGPGALPPESMEGPSLRKARQSRLLSFEQLAASARITDQDSPRPAILLSVRAQNLALARALDSSGVFDLVVEGNREAISRPLIRNGIDYERFEDFLTPEIRLACEARFAALMPLWMEAVEGKSFQAQFSLGETSLFPEIGDSLRNLFQGEFLQEALYIETLKHLVRQRRLVMVLVWNDSLPLHRALVLFAQEAGVPVLHVAHAIYGMEPTNEVVYADRIAVYGDHSKELYVGRGNPPEKVVVTGNPDWDKYKYLHTVLSRAEVCRSLGLDRRKRIVLFATFFVAGPMAAADSSLPKRFFQTLLRSIKRLGSRYQMQLAVKLHPAERDRGSWYRRIAAQEDMGDVVVEAGHLEELLFVSDLLICRGSNIGFEALLLGKPVISYGLPVRGEEEAVTIVKDSSELTRAIEKSLFDYTYREALEKKREKAIYRFNYLWDGRATHRVLGLIEEMTGIDIRIPDDFVPFTLSGSGGVGDDGKPKEEFGAPLLEEGDYADARGEFEKALDIYRTAQKMYPSSPELLKRLGRTLLKTGRLDEGMESLSALIRIDPENMEGHLLMALALYSQGRHSSALNHLRSVLGSKRSTEEERRLAYLHTGRCKRAMGDLEGAEDGYRECLLLDPDSREILKELGSLYFETARFDLAHSALRRVVAEDPGDTEALSDLGVVLFHMGEVEEGKSYLRKALERDPDRFETMANLAEVERAEGHLENALALVGRFLERNPDMERARRIYDELHAESSGDSTG, encoded by the coding sequence ATGAATCTGGAACTGCTGGCCATAGAGTATTCCTCCCGTATGGCGAAGAGGTGGTATCTCCATCCTGATTTCGCCTCTATCGGGTTGTACGAGGGCGTCCATCTCGGAGAGTGCAGCGAGTACACGGTATTCCGTGAGTTGATGCGGATTGTCAAGTTCAAGCTCCTGACCTGCCGGCCCGGTGGCCCAGGAGCCCTGCCGCCGGAAAGCATGGAAGGGCCGTCACTGAGAAAGGCAAGGCAATCCCGCCTGCTCTCTTTCGAACAATTGGCCGCCTCTGCTCGCATCACAGACCAGGATTCGCCAAGGCCCGCCATCCTCCTCAGCGTTCGAGCCCAGAATCTGGCCCTCGCCCGTGCCCTGGACAGCAGCGGTGTTTTCGACCTCGTTGTCGAGGGCAACAGAGAAGCCATATCCCGGCCCCTGATCCGGAACGGGATCGACTACGAGAGATTCGAAGACTTCCTCACCCCTGAGATAAGGCTCGCGTGTGAGGCAAGGTTTGCGGCTCTCATGCCCCTTTGGATGGAGGCCGTTGAAGGTAAGTCCTTCCAGGCCCAGTTTTCATTGGGAGAGACGAGCCTTTTCCCTGAAATCGGGGACAGCCTCCGGAACCTCTTTCAAGGGGAGTTCCTGCAAGAGGCGCTGTACATCGAAACCCTCAAGCATCTTGTCCGGCAGCGGCGGCTCGTGATGGTTCTGGTCTGGAATGACAGCCTGCCCCTTCACAGGGCACTGGTGCTCTTTGCACAGGAAGCCGGGGTCCCGGTGCTCCACGTTGCTCACGCGATTTACGGAATGGAACCTACAAACGAAGTCGTCTATGCCGACAGAATCGCCGTTTACGGGGACCACAGCAAGGAGCTCTATGTGGGGAGGGGAAATCCACCCGAAAAGGTGGTCGTTACCGGGAACCCGGACTGGGACAAGTACAAGTACCTGCACACGGTACTGAGTAGAGCCGAAGTCTGCCGATCCCTCGGGCTTGACCGGAGAAAACGGATCGTCCTGTTTGCTACGTTCTTTGTTGCCGGTCCCATGGCGGCGGCAGACTCTTCGCTGCCGAAGAGGTTCTTCCAGACTCTCCTCAGGTCGATAAAGCGGCTAGGGTCTCGGTATCAGATGCAGCTCGCAGTCAAACTCCACCCGGCCGAACGGGACAGGGGATCCTGGTACCGGAGGATTGCAGCCCAAGAGGATATGGGAGACGTGGTGGTCGAAGCAGGCCATTTGGAAGAACTCCTCTTTGTCAGTGATCTTCTCATATGTCGGGGATCGAACATCGGTTTCGAGGCCCTCTTGCTGGGCAAGCCCGTCATTTCCTATGGTTTGCCTGTGCGAGGCGAGGAAGAGGCGGTGACGATCGTCAAAGACTCTTCCGAACTCACCCGTGCGATCGAAAAGAGCCTTTTTGACTATACCTACCGGGAAGCACTGGAGAAGAAAAGAGAAAAAGCAATATACAGATTTAATTACCTGTGGGATGGCAGGGCAACCCATCGGGTGCTGGGTCTGATCGAGGAGATGACCGGTATCGATATAAGGATTCCGGATGACTTTGTTCCATTCACCCTCTCCGGATCTGGAGGAGTGGGGGATGACGGCAAACCGAAAGAAGAGTTCGGAGCGCCCTTGCTGGAGGAGGGTGACTACGCCGATGCCAGAGGAGAGTTTGAAAAAGCATTGGACATCTATCGGACGGCTCAGAAGATGTATCCATCCTCGCCGGAGCTTCTCAAACGGCTCGGCAGGACCCTGCTCAAGACCGGGCGCCTTGATGAAGGGATGGAAAGTCTGAGTGCCCTTATCCGGATAGACCCTGAAAACATGGAAGGCCATCTGCTGATGGCCCTGGCTTTGTATTCCCAGGGAAGGCACTCCTCGGCGTTGAATCACCTGAGGTCGGTCCTCGGTTCGAAGCGGTCCACAGAGGAAGAGCGGAGATTGGCTTACCTTCACACCGGACGGTGCAAGAGGGCGATGGGGGACCTCGAAGGTGCAGAGGACGGCTACCGGGAGTGCCTTCTGCTTGACCCTGATTCAAGAGAGATCCTAAAGGAACTAGGCAGTCTCTATTTTGAAACGGCAAGATTCGACCTGGCACACAGTGCTCTTCGTAGAGTTGTCGCAGAGGATCCGGGTGATACAGAGGCACTCAGTGATTTGGGGGTCGTGCTCTTTCACATGGGGGAGGTTGAAGAGGGAAAGTCATACCTGAGAAAGGCTCTGGAGCGAGACCCGGACCGCTTCGAAACCATGGCCAATCTGGCGGAGGTCGAAAGAGCGGAGGGACACCTCGAGAACGCTCTGGCCCTTGTAGGTAGATTCCTCGAGAGAAATCCCGATATGGAGAGGGCACGGCGGATATACGATGAGCTCCATGCAGAAAGTTCTGGTGATTCAACTGGCTAG
- a CDS encoding glycosyltransferase: MDLFERNLKILNRIDGSLARRMERTRALPSAEVLEAKNGSLTLKVDGAALHSTYDPVREAMVSVERFLEKEPGPGPIFVLGLGFGYHVERLHRAAPSSPLILVEPTPGIFRLALEKIEMEGILAPCRRVFVGEAVDEVFARINEKSLLRGGYRVFVHPPSLKMSRAYLDRLLAGLEAREILAGLRLNILVVPPVYGGSLPVADYCVRALRRMGHTVTTVDNSKYLGLFKEIEGVTTNRFHQRQLQGSLTQHLSEIVMARCLNLKPDLILALAQAPLTPEILDRMKRFGMLTAFWFVEDFRELPYWREVAAGYGHFFAIQRREAFEESGGLDGVDFHYLPLACDPRVHRPVILNDRERKRYGSEVSFVGAGYYNRRVFFEGLLDLDFKIWGTEWDLLSPLSRAVQEGGRRVTAREAVKIFNGSAINVNLHSSTYHRGVNPAGDFVNPRTFEIASSRGFQLVDRRSDLGELFQPGRELVCFETIEDLRDKIAYYLSHREEREEIAANGQRRARRDHTYQKRMTRILEAVVEGNLSRFRELKRSIQTPERLIAEAGPETELGRFLRRFRDRDRLTLDTITSEIRRGRGRLTEPEVIFLLMEEFSKQGRKSLGEQ, translated from the coding sequence ATGGACCTTTTTGAAAGAAATCTCAAGATTCTCAATCGGATCGACGGTAGTCTCGCCAGGAGAATGGAAAGAACCAGGGCTCTGCCCTCAGCCGAAGTCCTCGAGGCAAAAAACGGCAGCCTGACATTGAAGGTCGATGGTGCGGCCTTGCACAGCACGTACGATCCGGTGAGAGAGGCGATGGTCTCGGTGGAGAGATTCCTGGAAAAGGAGCCCGGGCCGGGGCCGATCTTCGTTCTGGGCCTGGGGTTCGGATACCATGTGGAGAGGCTTCATAGGGCGGCTCCCTCCTCGCCTCTGATCCTTGTCGAGCCCACTCCGGGGATCTTTCGACTCGCCCTTGAAAAGATCGAGATGGAAGGAATCCTCGCGCCGTGCCGCCGTGTTTTCGTGGGAGAGGCCGTTGATGAGGTCTTTGCCAGAATCAATGAGAAATCCCTTCTCCGAGGCGGGTACCGGGTCTTCGTGCACCCCCCGTCCCTTAAGATGAGCCGGGCCTATCTCGACCGGCTGCTTGCCGGGCTTGAGGCAAGGGAGATTCTGGCAGGACTGAGGCTCAACATACTGGTCGTGCCACCGGTCTACGGGGGATCCCTCCCTGTCGCCGACTACTGTGTCCGAGCCCTGAGGAGAATGGGCCACACGGTCACCACGGTTGATAACTCAAAATATCTCGGACTCTTCAAGGAGATCGAAGGGGTTACGACCAATCGGTTTCACCAGCGTCAGTTGCAGGGTTCTCTCACCCAGCACCTCTCGGAGATCGTGATGGCAAGATGCCTGAACCTGAAGCCGGACTTGATCCTCGCCCTGGCCCAGGCCCCACTGACTCCTGAGATTCTTGACAGGATGAAGAGGTTTGGGATGCTCACGGCATTCTGGTTCGTGGAGGATTTCAGGGAGCTTCCCTACTGGAGAGAGGTGGCGGCTGGATATGGTCATTTTTTTGCCATCCAACGTAGAGAGGCCTTTGAAGAATCGGGCGGACTCGACGGAGTGGATTTTCACTATCTGCCCCTGGCCTGTGACCCACGTGTTCACAGGCCAGTGATACTCAATGACAGGGAGAGAAAACGCTACGGTTCTGAGGTCTCCTTTGTAGGAGCCGGCTATTACAACCGGCGCGTGTTTTTTGAGGGGCTCCTTGATTTGGATTTCAAAATTTGGGGAACAGAATGGGATCTCCTATCTCCTTTGAGCCGTGCGGTCCAGGAAGGGGGCCGGAGGGTCACAGCCCGGGAAGCCGTAAAGATCTTCAACGGGTCAGCGATCAATGTCAATCTCCATTCTTCCACATACCACAGGGGGGTCAACCCGGCAGGGGATTTTGTCAACCCCAGAACCTTTGAGATCGCATCGAGCAGGGGGTTTCAACTCGTCGACCGCCGGTCCGACCTGGGTGAGCTGTTCCAACCCGGCCGGGAGCTCGTCTGCTTCGAGACCATAGAGGATCTCCGAGACAAAATCGCCTACTATCTGTCCCACAGAGAGGAGAGGGAAGAGATTGCGGCAAATGGCCAGAGGAGGGCCCGAAGGGATCATACCTATCAGAAGAGGATGACAAGGATTCTGGAAGCGGTAGTGGAAGGGAACCTCTCCCGTTTCAGGGAACTAAAAAGGAGCATCCAGACACCGGAGCGGTTGATCGCCGAGGCAGGGCCCGAAACGGAGCTCGGGCGATTCTTGAGGCGTTTCAGGGACAGGGACCGCCTGACCCTGGATACGATAACCTCCGAGATCCGCCGCGGCCGGGGGAGGCTCACCGAGCCTGAGGTTATCTTCCTTTTAATGGAGGAATTCTCCAAGCAGGGCAGGAAAAGTCTGGGAGAGCAATGA
- a CDS encoding glycosyltransferase family 9 protein, with the protein MTLNRGGGKKILIINLARMGDLLQMTPFLKGFCRERPGVRITLLVLKEFYDVCKGFPCVESVETFDGDGYISRLEDPGCSLVENFKTIQDLVEDLRNRGFDTVINLTFSRLSALLTYLLMVEDVRGITIDDHGNRLVKNPWINHFYNMVTKREINLFNYVDFIRKAGGSDSPSSMHVDISEADQRFAGAFYARRSVSDEDFVVGFQPGASKESRRWPTRSFGDLGGALIEDGAKILLFGTAAEKELGEGIGRCLCCAQDRREGHLFDMTGKTSVGQLAALIKRCDLLVTGDTGTMHVATAVGTRVVALFFGPAFYPETGPYGEDHLVIQTDLPCAPCGHDVRCKNPRCRESIKVSHVLQVIRMIREGFPEREVQVKDGPEWAGISLYRGVFDEEGMLEFRPVIRRPLAPMDLIRQVYREMWKIVLDGRPGKIDPARVGEKVKSLFALDGVRLNLDRESEIFERVAGLAREGSEISRKLVRWAGDVREHLASIKKAGDVIHRIDEEIELQGMAHPACHPLTYMFRQGKENLEEGDLGLLSRKTLGLYATLLREAVLMRSGLQETLACLKGPPLGRETGDGSF; encoded by the coding sequence ATGACGTTGAACCGTGGGGGAGGCAAGAAGATACTGATCATCAATCTGGCCCGCATGGGTGATCTCCTCCAGATGACGCCCTTCCTTAAAGGATTTTGCAGGGAACGGCCTGGCGTGAGAATCACCCTTCTGGTTCTCAAGGAATTCTACGACGTCTGTAAAGGTTTTCCCTGCGTCGAAAGCGTGGAGACCTTCGATGGGGACGGCTACATTTCACGTCTGGAAGACCCGGGTTGTTCTCTTGTCGAAAACTTCAAGACGATCCAAGATCTGGTGGAGGACCTGAGAAACAGAGGGTTCGACACGGTCATCAATCTGACCTTTTCGAGACTTTCCGCTCTGCTCACCTACCTGCTCATGGTCGAGGACGTGCGAGGAATAACGATCGACGACCATGGAAACCGCCTGGTGAAAAACCCCTGGATCAACCACTTCTACAACATGGTCACCAAACGGGAGATAAACCTCTTCAACTATGTGGATTTCATCAGGAAGGCCGGCGGATCGGATTCACCCTCTTCCATGCATGTGGACATCTCAGAGGCCGATCAGAGGTTCGCGGGAGCCTTCTACGCTCGCCGGAGCGTCTCGGATGAAGATTTTGTGGTGGGCTTTCAGCCAGGAGCCAGCAAGGAGAGCAGGAGGTGGCCCACCAGGTCCTTCGGAGATCTGGGAGGAGCCCTGATCGAGGATGGAGCCAAGATCCTTCTCTTTGGGACTGCCGCGGAAAAAGAACTCGGGGAAGGGATCGGCCGATGCCTTTGCTGTGCCCAGGACCGTAGGGAGGGGCATCTGTTCGACATGACGGGGAAGACCTCTGTGGGACAGCTCGCTGCCCTGATCAAGAGGTGCGACCTCCTGGTTACGGGTGATACCGGCACCATGCACGTAGCCACGGCCGTGGGCACTCGAGTGGTGGCCCTCTTTTTTGGGCCCGCCTTCTATCCTGAGACCGGTCCTTACGGAGAGGACCACCTTGTCATACAGACCGATCTGCCCTGTGCACCCTGCGGTCACGACGTGCGGTGCAAGAATCCCCGGTGCCGGGAATCGATCAAGGTTTCCCATGTCTTACAGGTGATTAGAATGATACGGGAGGGTTTTCCGGAGAGAGAGGTACAGGTCAAAGACGGCCCCGAGTGGGCGGGGATCAGCCTCTACCGGGGAGTTTTCGACGAGGAGGGGATGCTCGAGTTTCGTCCGGTGATCCGGAGGCCCCTCGCACCCATGGACCTCATCCGCCAGGTCTACCGGGAGATGTGGAAGATCGTGCTGGACGGACGGCCCGGCAAGATCGATCCCGCCAGGGTAGGCGAGAAGGTGAAGAGCCTCTTTGCCCTGGACGGAGTCCGATTGAATCTGGATAGGGAATCGGAAATCTTCGAGAGAGTCGCCGGGCTCGCCCGTGAGGGGAGCGAGATTTCCCGAAAGCTGGTCCGATGGGCCGGAGACGTGCGAGAGCACCTCGCCTCGATAAAGAAGGCGGGAGATGTGATCCACCGCATCGACGAAGAGATCGAACTCCAGGGAATGGCCCACCCCGCATGCCATCCTCTGACCTACATGTTTCGCCAGGGCAAGGAGAACCTCGAAGAAGGGGACCTGGGCCTTTTGTCGAGAAAGACACTCGGGCTCTATGCGACCCTCCTTCGCGAGGCTGTCCTGATGAGGTCCGGTCTGCAGGAGACCCTGGCCTGTCTCAAAGGGCCTCCACTGGGGAGAGAGACAGGAGATGGCTCTTTTTGA
- a CDS encoding radical SAM protein: MTRLRRLVIEVSNRCNLRCRTCTDRPLNGPIIQPEAFEGILKKVSSPDDIELVRFVGAGETLLVPYFDEMVARATKAFQDTEVNFFTNGMLLEHRLVESLLRRNVRAYITLSMDAATPHVFEYIRRGASFDRILKNIENIGKLKEDYGSRYPVLKINFTMLKHNVKEIPKMVKLASDLNIAEIVFSQMGVNESIEFARIDQHPFYGDNRKATKQALLEARELAQACGVVVTATWPQVFGWTEQYSDRHELAEGLGVELRYEPCVWALSALLVNIRGDVYPCCRHSTAFGNIKDRDDLIALFDSDEAESLRHRLLNGQAVRECDNCIWYNRYSFRHDNEYYWISESMFGNTVNIR, from the coding sequence ATGACAAGACTGAGAAGACTCGTGATCGAAGTTAGCAATCGATGCAATCTGAGATGCAGGACTTGTACGGATAGGCCCCTGAACGGTCCCATTATTCAGCCTGAGGCCTTTGAGGGGATCCTGAAGAAAGTCTCCAGTCCGGATGACATCGAACTTGTCAGGTTTGTAGGGGCTGGTGAGACATTACTGGTACCCTATTTTGACGAAATGGTCGCCAGGGCGACCAAGGCGTTTCAAGACACGGAGGTGAACTTCTTCACCAACGGGATGCTACTGGAACACAGGCTGGTAGAATCCCTTCTAAGACGGAACGTGAGGGCATACATCACCCTATCGATGGATGCCGCTACACCTCATGTGTTCGAGTACATCAGGCGAGGGGCTTCTTTCGACAGGATTCTAAAGAACATAGAGAATATCGGCAAACTGAAAGAGGACTATGGCTCCAGATATCCTGTATTGAAAATCAACTTCACCATGTTGAAGCACAACGTCAAAGAGATTCCCAAGATGGTCAAATTAGCCAGTGATCTCAACATCGCGGAGATCGTATTCTCGCAGATGGGAGTCAATGAATCGATTGAATTCGCGAGGATCGACCAGCATCCATTCTATGGAGACAACAGGAAAGCAACCAAACAGGCCCTGCTGGAGGCGCGGGAGTTGGCACAAGCCTGTGGAGTCGTAGTCACCGCCACGTGGCCACAGGTTTTCGGTTGGACGGAACAGTACTCGGACCGGCACGAACTCGCAGAAGGACTGGGTGTGGAGTTGAGATATGAACCGTGTGTGTGGGCATTGTCGGCTTTACTGGTGAACATCAGGGGGGACGTATATCCCTGTTGCCGGCACAGTACCGCGTTTGGAAACATCAAGGATCGCGATGACCTGATCGCTCTGTTCGATTCGGATGAGGCGGAGAGCCTGAGACACAGGTTGTTGAACGGACAGGCCGTAAGGGAATGTGACAACTGCATCTGGTACAACCGCTATTCGTTCAGGCATGATAATGAGTACTATTGGATATCGGAAAGCATGTTCGGCAACACAGTCAACATACGATGA
- a CDS encoding glycosyltransferase family 9 protein, translated as MQKVLVIQLARMGDVLQSSALVQGIREKNPDAMVTFLTSEKTRDVASSIGGVDDVISLDFGQASGIASDREAGLSERYRRLSSLLNDLKGRCFDLVYNLNYSCVNTGLMNLIRYRRALCYSLDTSRRQIVKSPWLSYLLSMLGDRRLNLFNLVDLYLRGSGLSVRKPSLSFQLDRRAMDSVDRFLTGQGIQHRERLVGFQLGAGDSVRCWPVDSYRVLADRLIRRRGVRILLFGTSSETPQAEALKACFTAEGTDPTRRGLVIDLVGKTSTRELACFLRRCDLLVTPDTGTMHLACAVGTRVLALFMGSAFPHETGPYGTNHFVLRPVLPCYPCFEGGPSCTSQECKRLIRPEKVALVVERLLAGNNGDLEKGVSDFLDSNLILLRSAMTPDCVGYSRVCQSTASLEDVFALAYRAMWQGVLDEDRICDSSGQANVLEALAVPLHGGDLVGDLKEAERDFDRLQRMLAAYGASMRGGNGPSGPDLNLMAATLRSEEDKRSRWAKPIPRFFDVEYANIRLSGRDVNRRVERLVGGLAWGAGFMKAFVRRLVRTLSS; from the coding sequence ATGCAGAAAGTTCTGGTGATTCAACTGGCTAGAATGGGGGACGTCCTCCAATCATCGGCGCTCGTCCAGGGCATCAGGGAGAAGAACCCGGATGCCATGGTCACCTTTCTGACAAGTGAGAAGACAAGGGACGTGGCCAGCAGTATAGGTGGTGTTGACGACGTCATCAGTCTCGATTTTGGCCAGGCTTCAGGCATTGCAAGTGACCGAGAGGCCGGGCTGTCGGAAAGGTACCGTCGCCTGTCGTCCCTCTTGAATGATCTCAAAGGGAGATGTTTTGATCTTGTCTATAATCTCAACTACTCGTGTGTGAACACCGGTCTGATGAACCTGATCCGCTACAGAAGAGCCCTCTGTTACAGCCTCGACACCAGCAGGAGGCAGATCGTGAAGAGCCCGTGGCTCAGCTACCTGTTGAGCATGCTGGGAGACAGACGGCTCAACCTGTTCAATCTCGTCGATCTGTATCTTAGGGGATCTGGACTTTCCGTTCGGAAACCCTCCCTCTCTTTCCAGTTGGACAGAAGGGCCATGGACTCAGTCGACCGGTTCCTCACCGGGCAGGGTATCCAGCACCGGGAACGGTTGGTGGGGTTCCAACTGGGGGCAGGCGACTCGGTCAGGTGTTGGCCCGTTGATTCCTACAGGGTTCTGGCAGATCGGTTGATCCGGAGACGGGGTGTGAGGATTCTCCTTTTCGGCACCTCCTCTGAGACGCCCCAGGCAGAGGCGCTGAAGGCGTGTTTCACGGCAGAAGGGACGGACCCGACCCGCAGGGGACTGGTCATCGATCTCGTTGGGAAGACCAGCACCAGGGAGCTGGCCTGCTTCTTGAGGCGTTGCGACCTCCTCGTAACGCCGGATACGGGCACCATGCACCTTGCCTGCGCCGTCGGCACCAGGGTTCTCGCACTTTTCATGGGATCGGCATTTCCCCATGAGACCGGCCCTTATGGCACGAATCACTTCGTTCTCCGACCGGTGCTTCCTTGCTATCCCTGTTTTGAGGGGGGGCCTTCCTGCACCAGTCAGGAGTGCAAGAGACTGATCCGGCCCGAGAAGGTGGCCCTCGTGGTGGAGAGACTCCTGGCCGGGAACAACGGGGATCTGGAAAAGGGAGTGTCTGACTTCCTCGATTCGAACCTGATCCTTCTCCGCTCGGCAATGACACCCGATTGCGTCGGGTACAGCAGGGTCTGCCAAAGCACCGCTTCTCTTGAGGACGTCTTTGCCCTCGCATACCGCGCCATGTGGCAGGGCGTGCTCGATGAGGACCGGATCTGTGACTCCTCCGGGCAGGCGAATGTCCTGGAAGCTCTCGCCGTGCCTTTGCACGGTGGAGACCTGGTCGGTGATTTGAAGGAGGCCGAAAGGGATTTTGACAGACTTCAAAGGATGCTCGCGGCCTACGGTGCATCGATGCGGGGTGGAAATGGCCCGTCGGGCCCAGACTTGAACCTCATGGCGGCCACCCTGAGATCAGAGGAGGACAAGAGGAGTAGGTGGGCAAAGCCGATACCGCGTTTCTTCGACGTGGAGTATGCCAATATCCGACTCTCCGGGAGAGATGTCAACAGGCGGGTGGAGAGACTGGTGGGAGGGCTTGCCTGGGGGGCCGGCTTCATGAAGGCCTTTGTCAGGCGGTTAGTGAGAACTCTCTCTTCCTGA